In a genomic window of Arthrobacter woluwensis:
- a CDS encoding ABC transporter permease: MTASSTPSPGTGSSVRPGNPGLPAQRPASTVQRVLAQGRYETLTMLRNGEQLVLAIVLPLMALFALRFTPLLDDLQGARVDIAVPGVLALCTMSTAFTGQGISTGFDRRYGVLRFLSTTPLGRGGLIAGKILAVLSVLAIQTVVISVAGLFLGWQPNGVGLLPAIPLLILGAAAFTALGLLVAGTVRPEATLALTNLLWILLGALGGVVVPPGRLPGLIGEVAPFLPSGALGDALRAALLHGTVDVAAVVILVLWAGVAGVLAVKWFKWN; the protein is encoded by the coding sequence ATGACGGCCAGCAGCACCCCCTCCCCTGGCACGGGGTCCAGCGTGCGCCCGGGCAATCCCGGACTCCCCGCTCAGCGTCCCGCCTCCACCGTGCAGCGCGTGCTCGCCCAGGGACGCTATGAGACCCTGACGATGCTCCGCAACGGCGAGCAGCTCGTGCTCGCCATCGTCCTGCCGCTCATGGCGCTCTTCGCCCTGCGCTTCACTCCTCTTCTGGATGATCTCCAGGGCGCCCGCGTGGACATCGCCGTCCCCGGGGTACTCGCCCTCTGCACCATGTCCACGGCCTTCACGGGACAGGGCATCTCCACGGGCTTCGACCGGCGCTACGGCGTCCTCCGCTTCCTGTCCACCACGCCGCTGGGGCGCGGCGGACTGATCGCCGGCAAGATCCTCGCCGTTCTCTCCGTGCTGGCGATCCAGACCGTGGTGATCTCCGTGGCGGGCCTGTTTCTCGGCTGGCAGCCGAACGGAGTGGGCCTCCTGCCGGCTATCCCGCTGCTGATCCTGGGCGCCGCGGCCTTCACCGCGCTTGGCCTCCTCGTGGCGGGCACGGTGCGGCCCGAGGCCACCCTGGCCCTGACGAACCTGCTGTGGATCCTGCTCGGCGCCCTCGGCGGCGTCGTGGTCCCTCCGGGGCGTCTGCCCGGCCTGATCGGCGAGGTGGCGCCGTTCCTCCCGTCCGGCGCCCTGGGCGACGCCCTGCGCGCGGCGCTGCTGCACGGCACGGTGGACGTGGCCGCCGTCGTCATCCTGGTCCTGTGGGCCGGGGTGGCCGGGGTCCTGGCCGTGAAATGGTTCAAGTGGAATTGA
- a CDS encoding ABC transporter ATP-binding protein, with amino-acid sequence MRSAAPPVLVIDSLVKDVGPVTALDGRMMRVVAGLSLTAHAGEVTALLGVNGAGKTTTLECAQGLQHRTDGRVELLGQDPDIAGPELRARVGVMLQDGGLPPSAHPIPLLQHIARMYQDPWPVDDLVERLSISEFARTSVRRLSGGQKQRLALAAALIGRPEVLFLDEPSAGMDPQSRQLVFTLIQELRDSGMGIVLTTHLMDDAERLADYVYIVDAGRIVAEGTVASLLAHRDDAGPENRTLTFDADPGLTFALPDGLDVAETRAGSYAVEGISTPAHLRAIATAWEDGGVFPRSLSMSSSTLEDVFLDIAARSAEQSQDDGGSARASLPDTSLTNDAPNGGRE; translated from the coding sequence GTGCGTTCCGCTGCTCCCCCAGTCCTCGTGATCGATTCCCTCGTCAAGGATGTCGGTCCGGTCACGGCCCTCGACGGCCGCATGATGCGCGTCGTCGCCGGCCTCTCCCTGACCGCCCACGCCGGCGAGGTGACCGCCCTGCTCGGCGTCAACGGCGCCGGGAAGACCACCACCCTCGAATGCGCCCAGGGCCTCCAGCACCGGACGGACGGGCGCGTCGAGCTGCTCGGCCAGGACCCCGACATCGCGGGTCCCGAGCTCCGTGCCCGAGTGGGCGTCATGCTGCAGGACGGCGGCCTGCCGCCCTCCGCGCATCCGATCCCGCTGCTCCAGCACATCGCCCGCATGTACCAGGATCCCTGGCCCGTGGACGATCTGGTGGAGCGTCTTTCCATCTCCGAGTTCGCCCGCACCTCCGTGCGCAGGCTCTCCGGCGGCCAGAAGCAGCGCCTCGCCCTCGCCGCCGCCCTCATCGGCCGCCCCGAGGTCCTCTTCCTGGACGAACCGAGCGCCGGCATGGATCCGCAGTCGCGGCAGCTGGTCTTCACCCTGATCCAGGAGCTCCGCGATTCGGGCATGGGCATCGTGCTGACCACCCATCTCATGGACGACGCCGAGCGCCTGGCGGACTACGTCTACATCGTCGACGCGGGGCGGATCGTCGCGGAGGGCACCGTCGCCTCGCTGCTCGCGCACCGCGACGACGCCGGCCCCGAGAACCGCACCCTGACCTTCGACGCCGATCCCGGGCTCACCTTCGCCCTTCCCGACGGCCTCGACGTGGCCGAGACACGGGCCGGCTCCTACGCCGTGGAGGGCATCAGCACCCCGGCGCACCTGCGCGCCATCGCCACCGCCTGGGAGGACGGCGGCGTCTTCCCGCGCAGCCTCTCGATGTCCTCCTCCACCCTGGAGGACGTCTTCCTCGACATCGCCGCCCGCAGCGCGGAGCAGTCCCAGGACGACGGCGGCTCCGCGCGGGCCTCCCTGCCGGACACCTCCCTGACGAACGACGCCCCGAACGGAGGCCGGGAATGA
- a CDS encoding helix-turn-helix transcriptional regulator, with protein sequence MDTSTNRPVDSLNPGAQQGAPGSVVPAPREVPSREVQTRAASSRAVSRGSLVEPEDRTRDKVRAAVLEHGPISAAELGKLLGYTPAAVRRHLDQLERGGVIEVKRMVKAGAGAGRPARRYVISSQGQQHWGDDYLDIASKALHELAALGGEQAVEAFAERRFAGMAERYADEVNAAGSDVEARAMALVAALNRDGFVANANVLRIHPVSKKPLPPQLTAIQLCQGHCPIQNLAAEFPVFCDKETEVFERLLGVDVRRLSTLANGGHVCTTHIPTGRNHQQERP encoded by the coding sequence ATGGACACCTCTACGAACAGGCCGGTCGACAGCCTGAATCCGGGGGCCCAGCAGGGCGCTCCGGGTTCAGTCGTGCCCGCGCCCCGTGAGGTCCCGTCCCGCGAGGTCCAGACCCGTGCTGCCTCGTCCCGTGCAGTCTCGCGTGGCTCTCTCGTGGAGCCCGAGGACCGCACGCGGGACAAGGTGCGGGCCGCCGTGCTGGAGCACGGTCCCATCAGCGCCGCTGAACTCGGCAAGCTCCTCGGCTACACGCCCGCCGCGGTCCGCCGTCACCTGGACCAGCTTGAGCGCGGAGGCGTGATCGAGGTCAAGCGCATGGTCAAGGCCGGCGCAGGAGCGGGGCGCCCGGCGCGGCGCTACGTCATCAGTTCCCAGGGTCAGCAGCACTGGGGCGACGACTACCTGGACATCGCCAGCAAGGCGCTGCACGAACTTGCGGCGCTGGGCGGCGAGCAGGCGGTCGAGGCTTTCGCCGAACGCCGTTTCGCCGGCATGGCGGAGCGCTACGCCGACGAGGTGAACGCCGCAGGGTCCGACGTCGAGGCCCGCGCCATGGCGCTCGTCGCGGCGCTCAATCGCGACGGCTTCGTCGCCAACGCCAATGTCCTGCGCATCCATCCGGTGAGCAAGAAGCCCTTGCCGCCGCAGCTCACAGCCATCCAGCTGTGCCAGGGGCATTGCCCCATCCAGAACCTGGCCGCCGAATTCCCGGTCTTCTGTGACAAGGAGACCGAGGTGTTCGAACGGCTTCTCGGTGTGGACGTCCGTCGTCTTTCCACGCTGGCCAACGGCGGCCACGTCTGCACCACGCACATTCCTACCGGACGCAACCACCAGCAAGAAAGGCCGTGA
- the sufD gene encoding Fe-S cluster assembly protein SufD, producing MTAEATEKARIGAPSIAGFTEEGEQLVSSKVDHKHNDGTTVMSSRAERLTSHNVADFALPDGREEEWRFTPVRELQPLLQDGANDDGATTVSVEAPEGYVSAPLAIGQAPRATALVPADRAAAVASANAPEALHVVVPEGAQPEEPVRILLSGQGAGKRSNSHLVLEAGANSKSVVILEHDGSANHNGNVEIFVGEAAELTVVSVQLWEDDAIHLAQHDAVVAKEGVYKHIAVTLGGKIVRLNSNVRFSGEQAEAELLGLYFADAGQHLEHRSFVDHNVPNCTSNVLYKGALQGKGAHTVWVGDCLIQKQAVGTDSYEKNQNLVLTDGCRADSVPNLEIETGLIAGAGHASSTGRFDDEHLFYLMARGIPEDVARRLVVRGFLNEIIQKIKVPALEERLTEAVERELTAGEY from the coding sequence ATGACTGCCGAAGCAACTGAGAAGGCCCGCATCGGCGCCCCGTCGATCGCCGGTTTCACCGAAGAGGGCGAGCAGCTGGTCTCCAGCAAGGTCGACCACAAGCACAATGACGGCACCACCGTCATGTCCTCCCGCGCCGAGCGTCTGACCAGCCACAACGTGGCCGATTTCGCCCTGCCAGACGGCCGTGAGGAGGAGTGGCGCTTCACCCCGGTGCGCGAGCTCCAGCCGCTGCTGCAGGACGGCGCGAACGACGACGGCGCCACGACGGTCTCCGTCGAGGCTCCGGAAGGCTACGTGTCCGCTCCGCTGGCCATCGGTCAGGCGCCCCGCGCCACCGCGCTGGTGCCGGCCGACCGTGCCGCCGCCGTGGCCTCCGCCAACGCGCCCGAGGCGCTGCACGTCGTCGTGCCCGAAGGCGCGCAGCCCGAGGAACCCGTGCGGATCCTGCTGTCCGGCCAGGGCGCCGGCAAGCGCTCCAACAGCCACCTCGTCCTCGAGGCGGGCGCCAACTCCAAGTCGGTCGTCATCCTCGAGCACGACGGTTCCGCCAACCACAACGGCAACGTTGAGATCTTCGTCGGCGAGGCCGCCGAGCTCACCGTCGTCTCCGTGCAGCTCTGGGAGGATGACGCCATCCACCTGGCCCAGCACGACGCCGTCGTGGCCAAGGAAGGCGTGTACAAGCACATCGCCGTGACGCTGGGCGGCAAGATCGTCCGCCTGAACTCCAATGTGCGTTTCTCCGGCGAACAGGCCGAGGCCGAGCTCCTGGGGCTCTACTTCGCCGACGCCGGCCAGCACCTGGAGCACCGTTCGTTCGTGGATCACAACGTGCCGAACTGCACCTCCAACGTCCTCTACAAGGGTGCGCTGCAGGGCAAGGGCGCTCACACGGTGTGGGTGGGTGACTGCCTCATTCAGAAGCAGGCCGTTGGCACCGACTCGTACGAGAAGAACCAGAACCTGGTCCTGACCGACGGCTGCCGCGCGGACTCCGTGCCCAACCTGGAGATCGAGACCGGCCTCATCGCCGGCGCCGGTCACGCGTCCTCGACCGGCCGTTTCGATGACGAGCACCTGTTCTACCTCATGGCCCGCGGCATCCCGGAGGATGTGGCCCGCCGTCTGGTGGTCCGAGGCTTCCTGAACGAGATCATTCAGAAGATCAAGGTCCCGGCCCTCGAGGAACGTCTCACCGAGGCCGTGGAACGCGAACTGACCGCAGGCGAGTACTAG
- a CDS encoding non-heme iron oxygenase ferredoxin subunit, whose amino-acid sequence MPETPQGTLVCKSTEISPKQALRVLLEGYPVAVVKDSMGEIHAIGDTCSHADVSLSEGDVEGCAIECWGHGSQFDLRSGQPLQLPAYDPVPVFAVEIHGDDVYVDTSNVVNGARVF is encoded by the coding sequence GTGCCGGAAACGCCACAGGGCACCTTGGTGTGCAAGAGCACCGAGATCTCGCCCAAGCAGGCCCTCAGGGTTCTCCTCGAGGGATACCCCGTCGCCGTGGTGAAGGACTCCATGGGGGAGATCCACGCCATCGGTGACACCTGCTCGCACGCGGACGTCTCCCTCTCCGAGGGCGACGTCGAGGGTTGCGCGATCGAGTGCTGGGGACATGGTTCCCAGTTCGATCTGCGGTCCGGTCAGCCGCTCCAGCTCCCCGCCTATGATCCCGTTCCCGTCTTCGCCGTGGAGATCCACGGCGACGACGTGTACGTCGACACCAGCAACGTTGTGAACGGCGCCCGGGTCTTCTGA
- the sufC gene encoding Fe-S cluster assembly ATPase SufC, which translates to MSTLEIKDLHVSIETEQGEKEILKGVSLVIKTGETHAIMGPNGSGKSTLASTIAGHPRYTVTSGSITLDGEDVLEMSVDERARAGLFLAMQYPVEVPGVTMTNFLRTAKTAIDGEAPSLRTWTKDVKAAMEQLRIDADFAQRNVNEGFSGGEKKRVEILQLELFKPKFAILDETDSGLDVDALKVVSEGVNRAHAGGGMGTLLITHYTRILRYIKPDFVHVFVDGKVVEQGGPELADRLEDEGYDRYVAGAGTASEPAAV; encoded by the coding sequence ATGTCTACTCTTGAAATCAAGGACCTGCACGTCAGCATCGAGACAGAGCAGGGCGAGAAGGAAATCCTCAAGGGCGTCTCCCTGGTCATCAAGACCGGCGAGACCCACGCCATCATGGGCCCCAACGGCTCCGGCAAGTCCACCCTGGCCTCCACGATCGCCGGTCACCCGCGCTACACCGTGACCAGCGGCTCCATCACCCTGGATGGTGAAGACGTCCTGGAGATGAGCGTGGACGAGCGTGCCCGCGCCGGCCTCTTCCTCGCCATGCAGTACCCGGTCGAGGTTCCCGGCGTGACCATGACCAACTTCCTCCGCACCGCCAAGACCGCCATCGACGGCGAGGCCCCCTCGCTGCGCACCTGGACCAAGGATGTCAAGGCGGCCATGGAGCAGTTGCGCATCGACGCCGACTTCGCCCAGCGCAACGTCAACGAAGGCTTCTCCGGCGGTGAGAAGAAGCGCGTGGAGATCCTCCAGCTCGAGCTCTTCAAGCCGAAGTTCGCCATCCTCGACGAGACCGACTCCGGCCTGGACGTCGACGCTCTGAAGGTCGTCTCCGAGGGCGTCAACCGCGCTCACGCCGGCGGCGGGATGGGCACCCTGCTCATCACCCACTACACGCGCATCCTGCGCTACATCAAGCCGGACTTCGTCCACGTCTTCGTCGACGGCAAGGTCGTCGAGCAGGGCGGCCCGGAGCTGGCCGACCGCCTCGAAGACGAGGGCTACGACCGCTACGTGGCCGGCGCCGGCACGGCCTCCGAGCCGGCAGCGGTCTGA
- a CDS encoding metal-sulfur cluster assembly factor produces the protein MTEVNAARTSLEDVEEALKDVIDPELGVNVVDLGLLYGLKYSDEDGALLIDMTLTTAACPLTDVLEEQVGKALDGVVDDWRLNWVWMPPWGPERITDDGKDQMRALGFNI, from the coding sequence ATGACCGAAGTGAATGCGGCCAGGACAAGTCTTGAGGACGTCGAAGAGGCGCTCAAGGACGTCATCGACCCCGAGCTCGGCGTCAACGTGGTGGACCTGGGCCTGCTGTACGGGCTCAAGTACTCCGACGAGGACGGCGCGCTCCTGATCGACATGACCCTGACCACGGCGGCCTGCCCGCTCACCGACGTGCTCGAGGAGCAGGTGGGCAAGGCCCTGGACGGTGTCGTCGACGACTGGCGCCTCAACTGGGTGTGGATGCCGCCGTGGGGTCCCGAGCGGATCACCGATGACGGCAAGGACCAGATGCGGGCCCTCGGCTTCAACATCTGA
- the proS gene encoding proline--tRNA ligase, which translates to MVKAHASVLADQTEDFPRWYQDVLDKAQLADNGPVRGTMVIRPYAYGIWERMQAAVDGRIKAAGAENVYLPLFIPQSYLEREAEHVDGFSPELAVVTHAGGKELSEPVVVRPTSETIFGELMAKWVQSYRDLPLLLNQWANVVRWEMRPRTFLRTSEFLWQEGHTAHATREEAAAYARRIHLEVYRSFLEDVLAIPVLVGDKSPAERFAGAVNTMTCEAMMVDGKALQMATSHELGQNFAKAFGIGFTDADGAAQDCWTTSWGSSTRMLGGLIMSHGDNTGLRLPPAIAPVQLVIVPVRDDGRVLAAAARLREELEQAGVRVKVDERLTTGFGRRVTEWELKGVPLRIEIGPRDLDQGVATLVRRDTGSKEPVPLAETAALIPGLLTEIQAAMFQEAKRRLTDHTLETTDPGEAEQAAQTGFARIRWDLLGESGERTLNASAITVRCLQTEDGGLPAPDARPEELFAVVGRSY; encoded by the coding sequence ATGGTGAAAGCACACGCTTCCGTCCTCGCCGATCAAACCGAGGACTTCCCCCGCTGGTACCAGGACGTTCTGGACAAGGCCCAGCTGGCCGACAACGGCCCGGTGCGCGGGACCATGGTCATCCGCCCGTACGCCTACGGCATCTGGGAGCGGATGCAGGCCGCCGTCGACGGCCGCATCAAAGCTGCCGGCGCCGAGAACGTCTACCTCCCCCTCTTCATCCCGCAGTCCTACCTGGAACGGGAAGCCGAGCATGTGGACGGGTTCAGCCCGGAGCTCGCCGTGGTCACGCACGCCGGAGGCAAGGAACTCAGCGAGCCCGTGGTCGTGAGGCCCACCAGCGAGACCATCTTCGGCGAGCTCATGGCCAAGTGGGTCCAGTCCTACCGCGATCTGCCGCTCCTGCTGAATCAGTGGGCCAACGTCGTGCGCTGGGAGATGCGGCCCCGGACGTTCCTGCGGACCAGCGAATTCCTGTGGCAGGAAGGCCACACGGCCCACGCGACGCGCGAGGAGGCGGCGGCGTACGCGCGCCGCATCCACCTCGAGGTGTACCGCTCGTTCCTGGAAGACGTCCTGGCCATCCCCGTCCTGGTGGGTGACAAGTCCCCGGCGGAGCGGTTCGCGGGCGCCGTCAACACGATGACCTGCGAGGCCATGATGGTCGACGGCAAAGCTCTCCAGATGGCCACGAGCCACGAACTCGGCCAGAACTTCGCCAAGGCCTTCGGCATCGGCTTCACGGACGCGGACGGCGCCGCGCAGGACTGCTGGACCACGTCCTGGGGATCGAGCACCCGGATGCTGGGCGGGCTGATCATGTCCCACGGCGACAACACGGGGCTCCGCCTCCCTCCGGCCATCGCGCCGGTCCAGCTGGTGATCGTTCCGGTGCGCGACGACGGCCGCGTCCTCGCCGCCGCGGCACGCCTCCGCGAAGAGCTGGAGCAGGCGGGCGTCCGGGTGAAGGTCGACGAACGGCTCACGACCGGCTTCGGACGCCGCGTGACGGAGTGGGAGCTCAAGGGAGTTCCGCTCCGGATCGAGATCGGTCCGCGCGACCTGGACCAGGGCGTGGCGACCCTCGTCCGCCGGGACACGGGCAGCAAGGAACCGGTGCCGCTCGCTGAGACGGCCGCGCTGATCCCCGGCCTGCTGACGGAGATCCAGGCCGCGATGTTCCAGGAGGCCAAGCGGCGGCTGACGGACCACACCCTCGAGACGACCGATCCCGGCGAGGCCGAGCAAGCAGCTCAGACAGGATTCGCCCGGATCCGCTGGGACCTCCTCGGCGAATCCGGCGAGAGGACGCTCAACGCCTCGGCCATCACCGTGCGCTGCCTGCAGACCGAGGACGGCGGACTCCCGGCCCCGGACGCGCGTCCCGAGGAACTCTTCGCGGTCGTGGGCAGGAGCTACTGA
- a CDS encoding carboxymuconolactone decarboxylase family protein — MNRRVNISKAHSDTFKALGKLSKAATEAAAAADISPLLCELLKIRASQINGCAYCLRLHTKDAVKLGETQDRLAVLPAWRESEYFTAVERAALALTEAITLVSDHQVPDEVYVPVSQVLTEDQISAVSWLAITINAYNRVAITSHYTVKP; from the coding sequence ATGAACCGTCGAGTGAACATCAGCAAAGCCCATTCCGACACCTTCAAAGCGCTGGGGAAGCTGAGCAAGGCCGCCACCGAGGCCGCTGCCGCCGCGGACATCAGCCCCCTGCTCTGCGAGCTCCTCAAGATCCGAGCCTCACAGATCAATGGCTGCGCTTACTGCCTGCGGCTGCACACCAAGGACGCGGTCAAGCTGGGTGAGACGCAGGACCGCCTCGCCGTGCTGCCGGCCTGGCGGGAGAGCGAGTACTTCACCGCCGTCGAACGCGCCGCCCTGGCCCTGACCGAAGCCATCACCCTCGTGTCCGATCACCAGGTCCCGGACGAGGTCTACGTGCCGGTGTCCCAGGTCCTCACGGAGGACCAGATCTCGGCGGTCTCCTGGCTCGCCATCACGATCAACGCCTACAACCGCGTCGCCATCACGAGCCACTACACCGTCAAGCCCTGA
- a CDS encoding MFS transporter: MPSPPSGPAAGSARRSVRVAGGALASVTFGPLSGWRAVYWLAAAIAAAAVVLGRFAPRSTAHEAVDIDVAGTLQLGGGVLLLAAGLTFGPSLGWPWPVPVALVVAAVLLLALWRHQNRIERSGRVPLLPPSILRLPALQTGLLAAGLFFAGYGAILYVIPRALEHGLGLTPLDAGLLLLPFALVFTAVSLSLSRIQRWLGDRTLFWGVTLQGAALVLIAATVLLAWTPALPLLLQPSLVLLGAGQAMIFSPLTQAVVREIPVEAAGLSGGLFGTVQQLALSLGVILIGGIGTAAGLTGQAEFAAGTFLDLGIALIVVLLALRLNRRRTAHE, encoded by the coding sequence GTGCCATCTCCGCCTTCGGGGCCAGCGGCGGGATCGGCGCGGCGCTCGGTCAGGGTCGCCGGCGGGGCGCTGGCGAGCGTCACATTCGGCCCGCTCTCCGGATGGCGTGCCGTCTACTGGCTCGCCGCGGCGATCGCGGCGGCCGCCGTCGTGCTCGGCCGCTTCGCGCCCCGCAGCACAGCCCACGAGGCCGTGGACATCGACGTCGCGGGCACGCTCCAGCTCGGCGGCGGCGTCCTGCTGCTGGCCGCCGGGCTGACGTTCGGGCCCTCGCTCGGCTGGCCGTGGCCCGTGCCGGTCGCGCTCGTGGTGGCCGCGGTCCTGCTGCTCGCACTGTGGCGGCATCAGAACCGGATCGAACGGTCGGGCCGCGTGCCTCTGCTGCCGCCCAGCATCCTGCGTCTGCCGGCTCTCCAGACCGGGCTGCTCGCCGCTGGCCTCTTCTTCGCCGGGTATGGGGCGATCCTCTACGTCATCCCCCGCGCCCTGGAACACGGGCTCGGCCTGACGCCCCTCGATGCGGGTCTCCTCCTGCTTCCCTTCGCCCTGGTCTTCACGGCCGTGTCCCTCAGCCTGTCCAGGATCCAGCGGTGGCTCGGCGACCGCACGCTGTTCTGGGGCGTCACGCTCCAGGGCGCGGCGCTCGTCCTGATCGCCGCGACAGTGCTGCTGGCCTGGACTCCGGCTCTTCCCCTGCTGCTGCAGCCGAGCCTGGTGCTCCTGGGCGCCGGGCAGGCGATGATCTTCTCCCCGCTCACCCAGGCGGTGGTGCGCGAGATCCCGGTGGAGGCGGCCGGCCTGTCCGGCGGGCTGTTCGGCACCGTCCAGCAGCTCGCGCTCTCCCTGGGCGTCATTCTGATCGGCGGGATCGGCACCGCAGCGGGCCTGACGGGACAGGCCGAGTTCGCCGCGGGAACGTTCCTGGACCTCGGGATCGCCCTGATCGTGGTGCTTCTGGCGCTCCGGCTGAACCGCCGTCGAACGGCTCATGAATAA
- a CDS encoding helix-turn-helix transcriptional regulator yields MSASARREEFAEFLSSRRARLRPEDVGLPRGARRRVAGLRREEVAQLAGVGLTWYTWLEQGRPIAASEQVLTSIARALLLSDDERDHLFALAGAAIPERAPMSCLNDAHHELLAKLMPYPAAAQTARFDIVAYNRSYRYLFTDFDRIPVGERNCARLLFTAPEWQRAHVDLEHAQRRIAARLRAAYGRHREYPEWQRFIQELQDVSPVFRELWARGDVSGERNALKRLRHPQLGELNLSMTSLWTDETLGTRIVWFAPADALSAERLELLARMAQDQPLTSAAA; encoded by the coding sequence ATGTCCGCTTCGGCACGCCGCGAGGAATTCGCGGAATTTCTGAGTTCCCGTAGGGCGCGGCTGCGGCCCGAGGACGTGGGTCTGCCACGGGGCGCGCGGCGGCGTGTCGCGGGCCTCCGGCGCGAGGAAGTGGCCCAGCTGGCCGGCGTCGGCCTCACCTGGTACACGTGGCTCGAGCAGGGCCGTCCCATCGCCGCGTCGGAGCAGGTGCTGACGTCGATCGCGCGGGCGCTCCTGCTCAGCGACGACGAGCGCGATCACCTCTTCGCCCTGGCCGGCGCCGCGATCCCCGAGCGTGCCCCGATGAGCTGTCTGAACGACGCGCACCATGAGCTCCTCGCCAAGCTCATGCCGTATCCGGCGGCCGCCCAGACCGCTCGCTTCGACATCGTCGCCTACAACCGGTCCTACCGGTACCTGTTCACGGACTTCGACCGGATCCCGGTGGGGGAGCGCAACTGCGCCCGGCTGCTGTTCACGGCTCCGGAGTGGCAGAGGGCGCATGTGGACCTCGAGCACGCTCAGCGACGCATCGCCGCCCGTCTCCGCGCCGCCTACGGACGTCATCGCGAGTATCCGGAGTGGCAGCGTTTCATCCAAGAGCTTCAGGACGTCTCGCCGGTGTTCCGGGAGCTCTGGGCCCGTGGCGACGTCTCCGGTGAGCGCAACGCCCTCAAGAGGCTCCGCCACCCCCAGCTGGGTGAGCTGAATCTCAGCATGACGAGCCTGTGGACCGACGAGACGCTCGGCACCCGGATCGTCTGGTTCGCCCCGGCCGACGCCCTGAGCGCCGAACGCCTGGAACTCCTCGCCCGCATGGCGCAGGACCAGCCGCTGACCAGCGCCGCGGCCTGA